The window CATATTCGATCAGGCGTACTTGGCCAGTAGGCCGAGTACGACACAAATTCGATCAGACGTGATTGGCCAATAGGACAAGTACGACGTAAATTCGACCAGACGTGGTTGGCCAGCAGGCCAACCACGGCGTAAACCCGATCTGACGTGCTTGGCCAGTAGGCCAATTACAGTGTAAGCCTGATCAGGCGTGCTTGCCCAGTAGGCCAGCACCCCAACACACTACGCAACAATGAAGAAGGCCGCCCCATTCGGGCGGCCTTCACTGTTCTCATCTCAAAGAAATCCTGCCGTTCGCCGCATACGCGCCCCACAAGGACGCCAAGCATACCCTCGTTGCCAAACGGCCAGCCCCGCTTACGCGTGGGCAATCAGCTGCATCTGCTGCTCTTCGGCATACACGTCGTCAGCGCGTATCACCTGCAAACGAAACTTGGTAACTCCGGGGGTGCAACGGGGGCACCCATGGGTCAGGATCATGCATGAGGAGTCCAGTTCCGCGCGGACGATATCCACGCCCTCCAGGATTTCCGAGGTACGCCCCTTGTTCCACAGGACAGGACGACCGCAGTGTTTGCATTCTACATACATCAGGTCCGGATCGAATCCGGAGACATCGGGGTGAAAATGGAATCTGTGCAGTTCATTGATCGGCTGATGCATGGCACACCTCCTTTCCGGACTGGCGTACACGTTACCCTTGCGGGATTTGCCATCCCCCCCTGCAACATCAACTTCGTAACAGAAGGTTCATGGCGGGGCCGAAACAACGCCTTCTCACCAGATGGAGCACTATCAGCGCCGAAAGGGCTGTTGCAGCGACTATCATGATCATAACCACTATCTGGTAGCGCACTGCGTCCGCCGGGTCTGCCCCGGCCAAAATCTGCCCTGTCATCATTCCGGGAATGGACACGATGCCCACACCCATCATTGAATTGATCGACGGGATCATGCCCGCCTTAAGGGCGTTTCGGAACATTTCCTTGCTGGCTTCACGGAAGTCCGCACCGAGACACAACATCATCTCGACCTGATCCTTCCTGCTCCGCAGTTCCGAAAAAAACCGTTCAAGACCGATTGCCAAAGCGTTCATGGAATTGCCCGCCACCATTCCCCCGATGGGAATGAAGTATTGGGGGGTCCACCACGGTTTCGCACCGATGATCACACCGGTCACAATGAAGGTTATGAGGGTATAGCTTACCATTACTGATACCATGGTAGGTGCGTAATAGTCTATGCTCTTTTCTTTCACCCGCCCTTTTATAATGCGGACGGAAAACCAGGTCATGACAAGATACACGGCCATGACAAGCAGCGCATTATGCAAATTGAATATGATCTTGAGCAGATACCCCATGGCGAACAACTGGGCAAAGGTGCGGAAGGTACCTATGGCAAGGTCCTTCTGCAACCGCAGTTCGTAAACCACCGAGGCCCCGCCCGCTATGGCGACCAGCACCAGTGCCATGCCCAGCTGCCACAGGGAAATCTGGATATAGCCCCCGTTCATGCCGTCACCTCCGCCGCAAGATCACAGAAGGCAAGCCGCCCCTCACGCACCATGACGCCGGTATGCGCCACCTGCGGACGGTAATCCGAATGCGTCACCATGATGATGGTCATGCCTTCCCTGTTGAGTGTTTCCGTCAACTCCTCCACAATCCGCCTGCTCTCGCGGTCAAGGGCACTGGTCGGCTCATCCATGAGCAGCAGCTCCGGCCTGAGAAGCAGAGAGCGGATAATGCACAGCCGCTGCTTCTGCCCTACGGAAAGCGCCGTAGCGGCATCGTCCAGCCTCACGCCGTCGAGCGCCACCCGCTGCAACCAGCTGTTCAGTTCCTCGTCGGCAGGCACCGGTTCCTCCTTGTTCACGGCAAAGGAGTATGGCAACAGCAGGTTTTCCCGCACGGAGCCTTCCATGACCACCGGCGTCTGCTGTATATAGCCGATACGCCGCCTGAGCCGGGGCGGTTCGTAGTCCGCCAACGGCTGCCCCGCAAAACGGATGGATCCGGAATCCGGCTCCTCCAGCCGCGCCGCCAGTCTGAGCAGCGTGGACTTGCCGGAACCCGAAGGACCGGCGACCAGTACAAGTGCTCCCCGGGGCACGGCAAGCCTGACATCATGCAGTCCCTTGCCCCCCGGCCAAGTATATGAGACGGTATCGAAATCGATTATTGTTTCCATAATTACATTATATGCATGTACCGCCTCGCTGTCATGACGATTCGCAGGCGATTATAACGAATATACCATGACTACAGCCCATACCACGTCCGCTGCTCCCGCTCCTTCCGAACGCCGCCAGATCAGGGCGCTGCCTCCTGAACTGAAGAACCAGATTGCCGCTGGCGAGGTGGTTGAACGCCCCGCCTCCGTCATCAAGGAGCTGGTCGAGAACAGCATGGACGCCGGCGCCACGCACATCGACGTAACCATCGAAGACGGCGGCCAGACCCTGATCATGGTCCGCGACAACGGCTCCGGCATTCCGCAGGATGAACTGGAACTGGCCGTCACCCGCCACGCCACCAGCAAGGTCTACAATCTGGATGAGTTGATGCGCATTGGCAGCTACGGCTTCCGCGGCGAGGCCCTGCCCTCCATTGCCTCGGTCTCCAGCTTCCGCATCACCTCCGCTCCGGACTCTGGCACCGCCGGTGTTCCTTCCGACGCCTACCAGATTTCGGTACTGCACGGCGTGGTGCAGGAACAGGGACCAGCAGCCCTGCACCGCGGCACGCTGGTGGAAATTCGCAACCTCTTCGGCAACGTGCCCGCGCGCCTCAAGTTCCTCAAAACCCAGAGCACGGAAGCCAAGCGATGTCAGGACCTGCTGGCCCGCCTTGCCCTTGCGCGACCGGACGTAGGGATCACCTTTTCCATCGGCAAACGCGAAGTCTGGCGTTTCCCTGCCAATCAGACGTTGCGCGACCGCCTTGCCGTGCTGTGGCCCCCCGCTATCACTGACGAAATGCTGGCCTTCGACCACATCCGGCAGGGCTACAGGGCATATGGTCTGACAGGGCACCCCCAGAAGGCCCAGCCCCGCCCCGACCGCATGCTGTTCTGGGTGAACGGCCGCGCCGTGAATGACAGGCTCATGATGCGCGCCACCCGCGACGCATACAAAGGCCGCCTGCTCAGCAAGGAATATCCGCAGGTGGCCCTGTTCCTCGAACTTGATCCCGAATGGGTGGATGCCAACGTGCACCCCGCCAAGAACGAGGTCCGTTTCCGGGACGAAAACGCCGTGTACATGGCCGTGCGCCGCGCCGTGGAACAAGCGCTGGAAAGCCTGACCACACTGGAGCAGGTGGAGGCAGGACAGGATCCCTTCACATCCGCAGCGCCGAAGGACATGGGCACGCCCCGTGCGGACTCCGGCAGGCCCGCTCCCGCGACCAAACCATTAGGCTTCTGGGGCAGCATGGATGACCGTTCCGTCATGCCGCAACGCCATCACGCGCCCGTCCCCGCGCCCACCTCTGCGGACACCGGCTTTGTCCAGACGCCCGGCGTGCGCAGGGACATGGCCCCGGCCGCCATGCCGGTTCATGAACCTGATGCCTTCTCTGCAGTTCCGCAGCCCCCCCGGGGGACGACTGCCGCGATGCCCCGCAATACGGATGAGGCCGAAGCCACTCCCACGCCGGACACCACAGGTGCCTTCAGGACGACCGAGCCTGCGCCCCCTGCCCCGTCCGCGTACGCGCCCTCAACGGTGACGCAAGAACCAGCCGCGACTTCCGTTGAAATTGAAACAGGCTTGCAGGCTACCAGCGCTTTCATGGCGCAGGCAGCACAGGACGCCATGCCTGAAGAGACCACCAGCGACAGCACAGAGACTTTCGGCACGGACAATTTCAGCGAAGGCGATACCGCCGTACGCATCGGCGACCTGACCTACATGGGCCAGATCGGCGATACATACCTCGTGGTACGTCAGGGGCGTGACAAACTGGTGCTGCTGGACCAGCACGCCGTGCACGAACGCATCCTGTACCAGCGCATCATGCGTGATGCCTCGCAGGGGCTTTCGCAACTGCTGGCCATTCCCATGAGCCTGCCTCTGCATGCGACGGAATCCACACGATTGCAGGAACTGTGGACGGAGCTTGGTGAAATGGGTTTTTCGCTGCAGACGGAAGGCAGCGGCTCGCTGCGGGTCAAGGGCATACCAGCCTCTCTCAGCCAATCCGAAGCCCGCGATTTTCTACGCGAGATTCTCTCAGGCCAAGTTCAGTCCATGGAAGACATGTGGGCTCTCATGGCCTGCAAGAGCGCCATCAAGGCACGTCAGAAGCTGACGCCGGACGAAGCAGCCGGACTCATTGCCCAGTGGCTCAAAACGCCGGACCGCACCTATTGCCCGCACGGCAGACCAGCCGTAGTGCAATTTGATATCGACGCCTTGGAAAAACTGTTCAAGCGCAAGGGATAGGCTCTTCCGCCGCCCGCGTTAGATTATCAACGTAATCAGGCCCGGACGATTGGCGAACAGACCCTCTTGTGCTAGTGTGTCAATGCAACCCGCGCATAATGCGGCACTCTTAGCGCAGCAACGAGGCATTCATGCAGTCCGATACGCAAGGCTCATCACTCCCAACCCCGCGAGCAGCCGTCTCCCACAGCATTCTGACTGTTGAAGACGATCCGGTCGTCCGCGACTCCATCGCCTATTGGCTGGAAGACGCCGGATTCAGCGTGCTGCAGACCGACAACGGGCTTACGGGCTTGCAGATTTTCCGCGATGAAAAGCCGGATGTGGTATTGCTGGACCTCGGCATTCCCGGCATTGAAGGCAACAAGCTGCTTGAGATGATCACGGGCGAATCGCCCAACACCCCAGTCATCATCGTTTCAGGCCGTGCCGAGATAGACGATGCCATTGCCGCCTTCAAGGCAGGGGCGTGGGACTACATCACCAAGCCCATCGTCAACATGGACATGTTGGAAAAGACGGTGCGCAACTGTCTGGAACTGAAGTCCCTGAAAGAACGCGTGACCATTGCGGAAAGCCGCTACTACAATCTGGTGCAGAGTCTGCCGGTTGTGGTCTTTGCCCTGAACGGCAAGCTGGAACTCGAGTTCATGAACACAACCAGCACATCGGTTCTCGGCTATCCGCCGGAGATTGCCCTTTCCGAACCGGGCTGGCTGCTGGCCAACGTGCACGATTCGGAACGTCACGCCGTGGCGAATGCCTTTGTCAACGCCTTCGCCAACCCCAACACCCCGTTCTTTCTGGAATTTCAGTTCAAGCACAAGAACGGCTATCCCGTGCAGGTACAGGCCAAGTCCATCAACATCATCCCCCCAAACGATACGACGGGATCCACCGGCCGTATGGAAGGCGTGCTTTCTGACGTGACCGAGCGTGCCTTTCTGGACAAGATGCTGGTGCAGCGCGCCAAGCTGAACACGCTTGGTGCCATGGCCGATGAAATCGCCCACGAATTCCGCAACCCCATTTTCGCCCTTGGCGGCTTTGCGCGGCGCCTGCAAACCAAACATCCCGACATTACCGAAACAGAAATCATCCTGCAGGAAGCGACACGTCTTGAGCAACTGCTCGACAGGGTGAAGGAGTACCTCAAGCCCGTCACAGTGAATGTGGCGGAATGCTCCCTGAACGGGATTCTGCAATTCTGCGCCGAGATCATGCGCCCCAAGCTGGCGCGGGATCGCATCGTGCCGCAGATGGACCTGTGCACAGATCTTTCGCCGCTGCTTTCCGACCACGATCTGCTCACCCAGATAGGCATAAACCTCATCACAAACGCGGCGCTGCAGATGGCGGCAGGTGAAACCATCACCCTGCGCAGCTTCGAAACTCCGGGCCAGCAGCATCTAACCGTCTGTGCACCGCTGCACACCAACATCTCACTGGACCGCGAACAGATGCTCATGCCCTTTGAAGAAGCAGGTCCCTCCCGCGGCATTGCCGTTGCCTACCGTCTTGCCAAGGATGTGGGCGGCCTGCTCGGCGTGGAGCAGGAAAACGGTGTGCTCACCCTGAAGCTCAGCCTGCCCCTGCAGCAATAGCCCGACTCTTTCCCGACTAAAAAAGGCCGTTCAGATGAACGGCCTTTCGTTTTTTCGACAGATGGCAGCCTGCGGACCTACAGGTAGGGGTCCGCCTGCGCCAGATAGTTCTGCACGTAGTCGCGGGCGCCGTCTTCAAGGCTGCGGAAGACGACGGGACATCCGGCATCCTTCAGACGCTGCATGGGCGCTTCGGTGAAATACTGGTACTTGCCGCGCAGTTCCTCGGGCATCTCGATATACTCGATGACCGGTTCCTTGCCCATGGCGATGAACACGGAACGTGCAAGATCGTTCCACTCGCGGGCCGAACCGGTGCCCACGTTGAACAGCCCGTTGGCCTGCGGATTCTGCAACAGCCACCACATGGCGTCCACGCAGTCCTTAACGTACACGAAGTCGCGTTTCTGGCCGCCGTCCGTGTAATCAGGATGGTAGGACTTGAAGAGCTTCATCTTGCCGGTCTCGCCGATCTGCGAGAAAGACTTGCAGACCACGCTCATCATGTTGCCCTTGTGGTATTCGTTCGGGCCGTACACGTTGAAGAACTTGAGGCTGGCAATCTGATCCAGCAGGCCTTCGCGGTGCGCCCAGAGATCGAAAAGCTGCTTGGAGTAGCCGTACATGTTCAGGGGCTTGAGACGCAGCATGGATTCCACGGAATCTTCAAAGCCCAGAGCGCCGTCGCCATAGGTGGCCGCGGAACTGGCATTGATGAAACGCGCACCGTGGTCAAGCGCGTAGGTGCACATGGCCTTGGTGTAACGCAGGTTGTTGTCCATCAGGAAATCAGCGTCGCGTTCCGTGGTGGAGGAACAAGCGCCCATGTGGATAATGGCGGTCACATCCCAAGGCAGTTCGTCGTGCAGCACCATATCAAGAAAGGCATCGCGGTGAATGTAATCCACGTACGTGCGGTTGACGAGGTTCTTCCACTTTTCCGTGCAGGCGAGATTGTCCACCACCACGATATCGGTAATGCCCATCTCGTTGAGCTTCCAGACCATGGCGCTGCCGATGAAACCCGCGCCTCCGGTTACGA is drawn from Desulfovibrio mangrovi and contains these coding sequences:
- a CDS encoding ABC transporter permease, giving the protein MNGGYIQISLWQLGMALVLVAIAGGASVVYELRLQKDLAIGTFRTFAQLFAMGYLLKIIFNLHNALLVMAVYLVMTWFSVRIIKGRVKEKSIDYYAPTMVSVMVSYTLITFIVTGVIIGAKPWWTPQYFIPIGGMVAGNSMNALAIGLERFFSELRSRKDQVEMMLCLGADFREASKEMFRNALKAGMIPSINSMMGVGIVSIPGMMTGQILAGADPADAVRYQIVVMIMIVAATALSALIVLHLVRRRCFGPAMNLLLRS
- a CDS encoding ABC transporter ATP-binding protein yields the protein METIIDFDTVSYTWPGGKGLHDVRLAVPRGALVLVAGPSGSGKSTLLRLAARLEEPDSGSIRFAGQPLADYEPPRLRRRIGYIQQTPVVMEGSVRENLLLPYSFAVNKEEPVPADEELNSWLQRVALDGVRLDDAATALSVGQKQRLCIIRSLLLRPELLLMDEPTSALDRESRRIVEELTETLNREGMTIIMVTHSDYRPQVAHTGVMVREGRLAFCDLAAEVTA
- the mutL gene encoding DNA mismatch repair endonuclease MutL, with amino-acid sequence MTTAHTTSAAPAPSERRQIRALPPELKNQIAAGEVVERPASVIKELVENSMDAGATHIDVTIEDGGQTLIMVRDNGSGIPQDELELAVTRHATSKVYNLDELMRIGSYGFRGEALPSIASVSSFRITSAPDSGTAGVPSDAYQISVLHGVVQEQGPAALHRGTLVEIRNLFGNVPARLKFLKTQSTEAKRCQDLLARLALARPDVGITFSIGKREVWRFPANQTLRDRLAVLWPPAITDEMLAFDHIRQGYRAYGLTGHPQKAQPRPDRMLFWVNGRAVNDRLMMRATRDAYKGRLLSKEYPQVALFLELDPEWVDANVHPAKNEVRFRDENAVYMAVRRAVEQALESLTTLEQVEAGQDPFTSAAPKDMGTPRADSGRPAPATKPLGFWGSMDDRSVMPQRHHAPVPAPTSADTGFVQTPGVRRDMAPAAMPVHEPDAFSAVPQPPRGTTAAMPRNTDEAEATPTPDTTGAFRTTEPAPPAPSAYAPSTVTQEPAATSVEIETGLQATSAFMAQAAQDAMPEETTSDSTETFGTDNFSEGDTAVRIGDLTYMGQIGDTYLVVRQGRDKLVLLDQHAVHERILYQRIMRDASQGLSQLLAIPMSLPLHATESTRLQELWTELGEMGFSLQTEGSGSLRVKGIPASLSQSEARDFLREILSGQVQSMEDMWALMACKSAIKARQKLTPDEAAGLIAQWLKTPDRTYCPHGRPAVVQFDIDALEKLFKRKG
- a CDS encoding response regulator, whose product is MQSDTQGSSLPTPRAAVSHSILTVEDDPVVRDSIAYWLEDAGFSVLQTDNGLTGLQIFRDEKPDVVLLDLGIPGIEGNKLLEMITGESPNTPVIIVSGRAEIDDAIAAFKAGAWDYITKPIVNMDMLEKTVRNCLELKSLKERVTIAESRYYNLVQSLPVVVFALNGKLELEFMNTTSTSVLGYPPEIALSEPGWLLANVHDSERHAVANAFVNAFANPNTPFFLEFQFKHKNGYPVQVQAKSINIIPPNDTTGSTGRMEGVLSDVTERAFLDKMLVQRAKLNTLGAMADEIAHEFRNPIFALGGFARRLQTKHPDITETEIILQEATRLEQLLDRVKEYLKPVTVNVAECSLNGILQFCAEIMRPKLARDRIVPQMDLCTDLSPLLSDHDLLTQIGINLITNAALQMAAGETITLRSFETPGQQHLTVCAPLHTNISLDREQMLMPFEEAGPSRGIAVAYRLAKDVGGLLGVEQENGVLTLKLSLPLQQ
- the rfaD gene encoding ADP-glyceromanno-heptose 6-epimerase, producing MYIVTGGAGFIGSAMVWKLNEMGITDIVVVDNLACTEKWKNLVNRTYVDYIHRDAFLDMVLHDELPWDVTAIIHMGACSSTTERDADFLMDNNLRYTKAMCTYALDHGARFINASSAATYGDGALGFEDSVESMLRLKPLNMYGYSKQLFDLWAHREGLLDQIASLKFFNVYGPNEYHKGNMMSVVCKSFSQIGETGKMKLFKSYHPDYTDGGQKRDFVYVKDCVDAMWWLLQNPQANGLFNVGTGSAREWNDLARSVFIAMGKEPVIEYIEMPEELRGKYQYFTEAPMQRLKDAGCPVVFRSLEDGARDYVQNYLAQADPYL